A portion of the Paenibacillus sp. PvR098 genome contains these proteins:
- a CDS encoding alpha/beta hydrolase family protein, translating into MSVKPFSLFSGALYARKVCHVYLPSSYEQSDETRYPVIYLLHGLYGDETSWIVKGNAETTLDDMISSGALRESIVVMISDGGYGHGTFYVNWYDGSGQFEDYILYDVIPAVDREFRTIADRSQRAVCGLSMGGYGAFVLALRNPDVFGAAASISGALMSANLMTEPMLRSEVVRMIGPVHGPYVKELDLHVLASRRVREENRPALHFNCGFSDYLYPLNSAYKALLDQLGYPHEYMEFEGDHDWGYFGGHLPEALSFIERSFPSDKV; encoded by the coding sequence ATGAGTGTGAAGCCGTTCTCGTTATTTTCAGGTGCATTGTACGCAAGAAAAGTATGTCATGTGTATCTGCCTTCAAGCTACGAGCAATCGGATGAAACACGCTATCCTGTCATTTATTTACTGCATGGATTGTATGGCGACGAAACAAGCTGGATCGTGAAAGGAAATGCGGAAACTACGCTTGACGATATGATCTCCTCCGGAGCGCTTCGAGAGAGCATCGTCGTAATGATCAGCGACGGAGGTTACGGGCATGGAACGTTCTATGTCAACTGGTATGATGGAAGCGGACAGTTCGAGGATTATATTCTGTACGACGTGATTCCTGCCGTCGACCGGGAATTTCGCACGATAGCTGACCGTTCTCAAAGAGCCGTGTGCGGCTTATCGATGGGCGGTTATGGCGCTTTCGTTCTTGCGCTCCGCAATCCGGACGTATTCGGTGCAGCAGCCAGTATCTCCGGCGCATTAATGTCTGCGAATTTAATGACTGAGCCAATGCTGCGTTCAGAGGTTGTCCGTATGATCGGTCCGGTGCATGGCCCATACGTCAAAGAGCTCGACCTGCATGTACTTGCATCGCGTCGTGTCCGAGAGGAAAACCGGCCGGCGCTGCATTTTAACTGCGGCTTTTCCGATTATTTATATCCGCTGAACTCCGCATATAAAGCGCTGCTGGATCAACTTGGATATCCTCATGAATACATGGAATTTGAAGGTGACCACGACTGGGGATATTTCGGGGGGCATTTGCCTGAAGCACTGAGCTTCATTGAACGAAGTTTCCCTTCGGACAAAGTTTGA
- the ytxJ gene encoding bacillithiol system redox-active protein YtxJ, giving the protein MAQWKEISTNEEWNHIFEGSTSKPVVVLKHSTACPVSSNALDEYESYLGTAPNQDVDYILVKVIESRPVSNQIAEDTGVKHASPQILYIKNKETIWNTSHWSITKQHMNAVLN; this is encoded by the coding sequence ATGGCACAGTGGAAAGAAATTTCGACGAACGAGGAATGGAATCATATTTTTGAGGGATCGACTTCGAAACCGGTTGTTGTACTAAAGCACAGCACGGCTTGTCCGGTCAGCTCCAACGCTTTGGACGAATATGAAAGCTATCTGGGGACAGCACCTAATCAAGATGTCGATTACATCCTTGTCAAAGTGATCGAATCTCGACCGGTATCCAATCAGATAGCCGAGGATACGGGCGTGAAGCATGCGTCACCGCAAATCTTGTATATCAAAAACAAAGAAACGATATGGAACACCTCGCATTGGTCCATCACCAAGCAGCATATGAATGCCGTTCTGAATTAA
- a CDS encoding metallophosphoesterase: MRIGVVSDTHMFGRSKSLPKALVEGLQGVDMILHAGDWIDEEVVDLFAEWAPVDGVAGNNDGLAIVRRFGRRKVLELAGYRIGLIHGDGGRSTPNTAFQAFCNVVGEGTVDVVVFGHSHTPYLERQGGMLLFNPGSPTDKRRQPRYSFGILRLGTELEAEHHYYDHK, encoded by the coding sequence ATGCGTATCGGCGTCGTTTCCGACACACACATGTTCGGGAGGTCCAAATCACTGCCGAAGGCCTTGGTGGAAGGTTTGCAGGGAGTGGATATGATCCTACATGCAGGCGACTGGATCGATGAAGAGGTCGTGGACCTATTCGCCGAATGGGCTCCGGTAGACGGCGTTGCCGGCAATAATGACGGCCTCGCGATCGTTCGCCGGTTCGGCCGCCGTAAAGTGCTGGAACTTGCGGGGTACCGTATCGGCCTGATTCACGGAGATGGAGGGCGTTCTACCCCGAATACAGCTTTCCAAGCCTTTTGCAATGTGGTTGGAGAGGGTACCGTTGACGTGGTCGTATTCGGACATTCTCATACACCCTATTTGGAACGACAAGGCGGGATGCTGCTATTCAATCCCGGCTCGCCAACCGATAAGCGACGACAACCCCGTTATTCGTTCGGTATTCTCCGTCTTGGTACTGAATTGGAAGCCGAACATCATTATTATGATCATAAATAA
- the purT gene encoding formate-dependent phosphoribosylglycinamide formyltransferase, which yields MYGAPLSEQAKKIMLLGSGELGKEVVIEAQRLGVETIAVDRYAGAPAMQVAHRSHVINMLDGDELRRLIEQEKPDLIVPEIEAIATPTLVDLEREGYRVVPTATAARLTMDREGIRRLAAEQLGLPTAKFAFADSLDELRAAVAQIGTPCVIKPIMSSSGKGQSVCRTPEDVESSWNAAMEGGRAKKTRVIVEEFIHFDSEITLLTVRSVSGTTYCAPIGHIQKDGDYIESWQPHAMSMAQIQEAEHIAKAITDALGGAGIYGVELFLATDRVYFSEVSPRPHDTGMVTMVTQDLSEFALHVRAILGFPIPTIRLLTPGASYTLKADREANTFRIGGLEEALAVPNSQVRVFGKPETKQGRRMAVALSSADTVEQARKQAKESATSLRIEY from the coding sequence ATGTATGGTGCACCACTATCTGAACAAGCGAAAAAAATAATGCTGCTCGGTTCGGGCGAGCTCGGTAAAGAGGTTGTAATTGAAGCGCAGCGGCTCGGTGTGGAGACGATTGCCGTAGATCGATATGCGGGCGCTCCAGCCATGCAGGTTGCGCATCGGTCTCATGTTATTAATATGCTGGACGGAGATGAGCTTCGCCGGTTGATTGAACAGGAGAAGCCGGACTTGATCGTTCCGGAAATCGAGGCTATCGCGACCCCGACGCTTGTGGATTTGGAACGGGAAGGGTACCGGGTCGTGCCGACGGCAACGGCGGCCAGGCTCACGATGGACCGCGAAGGTATCCGCAGACTTGCAGCGGAGCAGCTTGGCCTGCCTACGGCGAAATTTGCCTTTGCCGACAGCTTGGACGAGCTTCGCGCTGCAGTGGCTCAAATCGGAACTCCTTGCGTGATTAAACCGATCATGAGCTCATCTGGGAAAGGCCAGAGTGTATGCCGTACTCCTGAAGACGTAGAATCATCCTGGAATGCGGCCATGGAAGGGGGCCGTGCCAAAAAAACCCGTGTTATCGTAGAGGAATTCATCCATTTTGATTCGGAGATCACGTTGCTCACTGTCCGCTCCGTATCCGGTACGACCTACTGTGCGCCAATTGGGCATATTCAAAAGGACGGCGATTATATCGAATCCTGGCAACCGCATGCAATGAGCATGGCGCAGATTCAAGAAGCGGAGCATATCGCTAAGGCGATTACCGATGCTTTGGGTGGAGCCGGTATTTATGGCGTAGAGCTGTTCCTGGCAACGGATCGTGTCTATTTTAGTGAGGTGAGCCCGCGTCCTCATGATACGGGTATGGTTACCATGGTAACACAGGATCTGTCTGAGTTTGCGCTGCATGTACGAGCGATTCTCGGGTTTCCGATCCCGACGATTCGTCTGCTGACGCCTGGGGCATCCTACACCTTGAAGGCCGACAGGGAAGCTAACACATTCCGGATCGGAGGTCTTGAGGAAGCACTTGCGGTCCCGAACTCGCAAGTACGCGTATTCGGGAAGCCTGAGACGAAGCAAGGCCGCCGCATGGCCGTGGCGCTCAGCTCGGCAGACACTGTAGAACAAGCGCGGAAGCAGGCAAAGGAATCGGCAACTAGCCTTCGTATTGAATATTAA
- a CDS encoding helix-turn-helix domain-containing protein: MTNQSQPLYSKQQLCPKFEAAFEILGKRWSGLIIRALLEGPCRFKDISEMIPGMSDRMLAERFKELEAAGLISRHVYPETPVRIEYQLTDKGKALEQVMDAVQKWGETWVT; this comes from the coding sequence ATGACAAATCAATCTCAACCTTTATATTCCAAGCAGCAGCTTTGTCCTAAATTTGAAGCCGCTTTTGAGATTCTCGGCAAGCGCTGGAGCGGACTTATTATCCGCGCACTGCTCGAAGGTCCTTGCCGGTTCAAGGATATATCCGAGATGATCCCAGGTATGAGCGACCGGATGCTTGCAGAACGGTTTAAAGAGCTGGAGGCCGCGGGCCTGATCAGTCGGCATGTGTACCCGGAGACACCAGTGAGGATCGAGTACCAGCTGACGGACAAGGGAAAAGCATTGGAGCAGGTTATGGACGCCGTACAAAAATGGGGGGAAACGTGGGTCACCTAA
- a CDS encoding aspartyl-phosphate phosphatase Spo0E family protein, with product MEIIHIITFVNCKQEVCRILMNAIIERRIRCCIDDLNALVTGQGCSLTDPRVVQKSMELDELILLTMRKSSGRSA from the coding sequence ATGGAAATTATACATATAATAACCTTTGTCAACTGCAAACAGGAGGTGTGCAGGATACTGATGAACGCGATAATTGAACGTCGAATTCGTTGCTGCATTGATGATTTGAACGCACTGGTCACGGGGCAGGGTTGTTCATTGACTGATCCTCGCGTTGTTCAAAAAAGTATGGAGCTCGATGAGCTCATACTGCTGACAATGAGGAAATCTTCCGGACGGTCAGCCTAG
- a CDS encoding response regulator transcription factor, which yields MPKILLVEDDQTIADMISIYMGEEDHAVFRSADGFQAKQMFLEHSPDVVILDLMLPDMNGIELCKHFRSFSSVPIMIVSAKSEVTERVNALMIGADDYLCKPFSMRELAARTTALLRRSSINKTVQTTVSDSQSSDTQDMLLDLEKRSIYLMGIPVETTYSEFEIMKHFWLHPGKVFSREELLNNIRGIDSFVTERSVDVHVTNLRKKLETDPKKPKYIKTVWGVGYKFEPK from the coding sequence ATGCCTAAAATATTGCTGGTCGAAGATGATCAAACGATTGCTGATATGATATCCATTTATATGGGGGAAGAAGATCACGCCGTTTTCCGTTCAGCGGATGGATTCCAGGCCAAACAAATGTTCTTGGAACATTCACCCGATGTTGTGATTCTTGATTTGATGCTGCCCGATATGAACGGCATCGAGCTCTGCAAGCATTTCCGGTCCTTTTCCAGCGTACCGATTATGATTGTCTCCGCCAAAAGTGAAGTAACCGAACGCGTTAATGCCCTCATGATTGGCGCGGACGATTATTTGTGCAAGCCTTTCAGTATGCGCGAACTGGCTGCACGGACAACAGCTCTGTTAAGACGCTCATCCATCAATAAAACCGTTCAAACCACAGTATCCGATTCTCAGTCTTCCGATACTCAGGATATGCTTCTCGACCTGGAAAAGCGCAGCATTTACCTGATGGGTATTCCTGTAGAAACAACGTATTCCGAGTTCGAGATTATGAAACATTTTTGGCTGCATCCTGGTAAAGTGTTTTCCCGCGAAGAGCTCTTGAATAACATTCGCGGCATCGACTCCTTCGTTACCGAACGTTCCGTAGACGTGCATGTCACCAACTTGAGAAAAAAACTGGAGACCGATCCCAAGAAGCCAAAATATATCAAAACCGTTTGGGGCGTCGGTTATAAATTTGAACCTAAATAA
- a CDS encoding YhcN/YlaJ family sporulation lipoprotein, with amino-acid sequence MNRRRNWKRILFLFSAAVCLLLLGACAGNKPEASRPGGGMEDYRQQALFDRDSRNNEDPSLGVKERWVNEQQNRKGTEYSGRKQLDMTNPHLANTAGFDPQIAEKVKQLPGIQEAQVLLTEVNGYVAVVMEGHNPDTEASPDMMKFRVAPTGGVGIFASEQGPNQYSWTESGGLSTSLADEIRKLVLQHAPTNIEQVYVSANPNFVQRVRLYAKEEQERGTFTDYMNEFNTMIQYVFPDDTNTRK; translated from the coding sequence ATGAATAGAAGAAGAAACTGGAAACGAATATTATTCCTTTTTTCCGCGGCAGTCTGCTTACTGCTTCTCGGTGCATGCGCAGGTAACAAGCCAGAGGCCAGCCGACCCGGAGGCGGCATGGAGGATTACCGTCAGCAGGCGCTCTTCGACCGGGATTCGCGCAACAACGAGGACCCGTCCCTCGGCGTGAAAGAGCGCTGGGTAAATGAGCAGCAGAACCGCAAGGGAACAGAGTACAGCGGACGTAAGCAGCTGGACATGACTAACCCGCATTTGGCGAATACAGCGGGTTTTGATCCGCAAATAGCTGAAAAGGTGAAGCAGCTTCCTGGAATTCAAGAAGCCCAGGTGCTGCTTACCGAAGTGAACGGTTATGTGGCAGTCGTGATGGAAGGCCACAATCCGGATACTGAAGCTTCACCCGATATGATGAAATTTCGGGTTGCGCCTACTGGCGGTGTAGGCATATTTGCTTCCGAACAAGGTCCGAATCAGTACTCTTGGACGGAGAGCGGTGGCTTATCGACAAGCCTGGCGGATGAAATCCGCAAGCTGGTGCTGCAGCATGCGCCGACAAATATTGAGCAGGTGTACGTGTCGGCCAATCCGAATTTTGTGCAGCGAGTAAGACTTTACGCCAAAGAGGAACAAGAACGAGGCACCTTTACGGACTACATGAACGAGTTTAACACCATGATTCAATACGTATTTCCAGATGATACGAATACTAGGAAATGA
- a CDS encoding trimeric intracellular cation channel family protein has protein sequence MDELLELNLQIFSIIGTIAFAISGAVVAMEEEYDILGVFVLAFVTAFGGGVVRNVLIGIPVTTLWNQGFFLKIALFAAFLVFIVPVSWIRRWKTWESLFDAIGLSAFSIQGALYATQMNVPLSAVIVAAMLTGIGGGIIRDVLAGRKPLVLRDEIYAVWGMLAGLLIGLGWFQGSWSLLFLFVIVVTLRMLSVTFKWRLPRRTLTLQAERYGEKK, from the coding sequence ATGGATGAGCTGCTGGAGCTGAATTTACAAATTTTTAGCATCATCGGTACGATCGCGTTCGCGATTTCAGGCGCGGTTGTTGCCATGGAAGAAGAATACGATATTCTCGGCGTGTTCGTTCTCGCCTTCGTGACCGCATTCGGGGGCGGGGTCGTCCGCAATGTGCTGATCGGAATTCCGGTCACCACATTGTGGAACCAAGGTTTCTTTTTGAAAATAGCGTTATTTGCCGCCTTTCTTGTTTTTATTGTACCCGTGAGCTGGATTCGCCGTTGGAAAACATGGGAGTCGTTGTTCGATGCCATCGGATTATCCGCATTTTCCATTCAAGGCGCCTTGTACGCAACGCAAATGAATGTTCCTCTCAGCGCCGTTATTGTGGCCGCTATGTTGACTGGAATTGGAGGAGGTATCATTCGCGATGTGCTTGCAGGAAGGAAGCCGCTGGTGCTGAGAGATGAAATCTATGCCGTTTGGGGCATGCTAGCCGGTCTTCTGATCGGGCTTGGCTGGTTTCAGGGCTCTTGGTCGCTGCTGTTTCTATTCGTGATCGTCGTCACGTTACGTATGCTTTCGGTGACATTCAAGTGGCGGCTGCCCCGGCGCACGCTAACACTCCAAGCGGAGCGTTATGGAGAAAAGAAATAA
- a CDS encoding Gfo/Idh/MocA family oxidoreductase — MSANDKIQIGVIGVGGIGNVHLQEFGKVSEAQVVAVTDVYQPMAIERAKQYNIPKIYTTYHELLQDSNIDAVIVAVPNDSHASIAIDALQAGKHVLLEKPMAINAASAKEIIKAYLKSGKILMMSHQMRWESLNLQVKEQIDKGALGHIYNAKAGWMRRKGIPGWGTWFTQMNRSGGGPLIDLGVHMLDLSLHLMGSPKPVSVFGTTYSEFGPKKKGIGTWGKPDWNGFYDVEDLATALIKLDNGSTLTLDVSWAANTTFQENGPYIYLMGSEGGASLRGGKGSLHTELFDRTADVELTTPQDDEGSRVRMSRHFVESVRNNREPITSAISGLANSLVLEAIYESSRTGNVVTLDWNLD; from the coding sequence ATGAGTGCAAACGACAAAATTCAAATCGGCGTCATTGGCGTCGGGGGGATTGGCAACGTACATCTTCAGGAGTTCGGTAAAGTTTCTGAGGCGCAGGTTGTCGCGGTAACTGATGTTTACCAGCCCATGGCGATTGAGCGGGCAAAGCAATACAACATTCCAAAAATCTATACTACATATCATGAATTGCTTCAAGACTCGAACATCGATGCGGTGATCGTGGCCGTGCCGAACGATTCGCATGCTTCGATTGCTATCGATGCCTTGCAAGCAGGCAAACACGTGCTGCTTGAGAAGCCGATGGCAATCAATGCGGCTTCCGCAAAAGAAATTATAAAGGCGTATCTGAAGTCTGGCAAAATCTTGATGATGTCGCATCAAATGCGCTGGGAGTCCTTGAACCTGCAAGTAAAGGAACAAATCGATAAAGGCGCGCTCGGACATATCTACAACGCCAAAGCCGGTTGGATGCGCCGTAAAGGAATTCCGGGTTGGGGCACTTGGTTTACCCAAATGAATAGATCAGGCGGAGGTCCGTTGATCGATCTCGGTGTGCATATGCTCGATTTATCGCTGCATTTGATGGGCAGCCCAAAGCCCGTCTCCGTATTCGGCACAACTTATTCGGAATTCGGGCCTAAGAAGAAGGGGATCGGCACTTGGGGCAAGCCGGATTGGAACGGCTTCTATGATGTGGAGGATTTGGCTACGGCGTTGATTAAACTGGATAACGGCAGTACGCTGACGCTGGACGTAAGCTGGGCCGCGAACACTACCTTCCAAGAAAACGGACCATACATATACTTGATGGGCTCGGAAGGCGGGGCCTCCTTGCGCGGCGGGAAAGGATCTCTGCATACGGAGTTGTTCGACCGTACCGCCGACGTGGAGCTGACTACTCCGCAGGATGACGAAGGCTCTAGAGTGCGGATGAGCCGTCATTTTGTAGAATCTGTTCGTAACAACCGGGAGCCGATCACTTCGGCTATATCGGGGTTAGCGAATAGTTTGGTGCTCGAAGCGATCTATGAATCATCCCGTACGGGCAACGTCGTTACACTGGATTGGAATTTGGATTAA
- a CDS encoding response regulator transcription factor, which translates to MEQGMIRVVIVEDDPDWLRGLQSYLQKEPDIELVGNASSGEAAVELLEKTEADVVLMDVMMSDSPEGLWTAAEIVKCSGARVIMLSSMEDKEMIFEAFKAGAVDYMVKSNFTEIPQAIRSAYVNRSAIHPSVAAQMREEFRRLKQLEREVRVNQLRNLLTPTEIQVLDLIEKGNTQTQIAEKFVISIRTVKVHVGNILKKLGGKSSKEAAQKAKDMGIL; encoded by the coding sequence ATGGAGCAGGGTATGATTCGTGTCGTTATCGTTGAGGACGATCCGGACTGGCTGCGTGGGCTGCAAAGCTACCTGCAGAAGGAACCGGATATCGAATTGGTCGGTAACGCTTCCTCCGGAGAAGCTGCGGTCGAGTTATTGGAAAAGACAGAAGCGGACGTCGTGCTTATGGACGTTATGATGTCCGACAGTCCGGAAGGGCTATGGACTGCTGCGGAAATTGTCAAATGCAGCGGTGCGCGGGTGATTATGCTTTCTTCTATGGAAGATAAGGAAATGATATTCGAGGCGTTCAAGGCAGGCGCCGTGGATTACATGGTCAAATCGAATTTCACTGAAATCCCGCAGGCGATCCGCAGCGCATATGTAAACCGGAGCGCCATTCATCCGAGTGTAGCCGCGCAAATGCGGGAGGAATTCCGGCGCCTCAAGCAGCTTGAGCGTGAGGTAAGGGTTAACCAGCTGAGAAACCTGCTGACGCCTACTGAGATCCAGGTCCTCGACTTAATCGAGAAGGGGAATACCCAGACGCAAATCGCCGAGAAATTTGTCATCTCGATACGTACGGTCAAGGTTCATGTAGGCAATATTCTGAAGAAGCTCGGGGGCAAGAGCAGCAAAGAAGCGGCGCAAAAGGCAAAGGATATGGGCATTTTGTAA
- a CDS encoding sensor histidine kinase yields the protein MLFVLIGLWSIGLLLIVTDPKRQTTRWISSIAFIGGSGGMAAVIGDQLTPYLYARGWLTEPLTGLLPLVETICSHICYYGLPYTFLMFAVVYYPEYALWSRRRYIPWVLLVPVLFSFAFEPKLNEPIPYSYVTLWAMPYILTGIGLLMAATLKERNSFLRRSRLLTTAAAAPTLFFALFTLYLLPHYFETYEWWRYNAWVIAFTLAVIIGSSFRYGFMGLQISIQNQKLDYTLRAITSGTSILNHAIKNDVGKIRLFGDKIKLEIASGKADSSQVIQDVEVILQASQHIYDMIYRIQGQTQEAELAFEEVRPAELMRQCLHMLSPELARIEVSEEYSYGGTMSGDRALLTEVWTNVLTNAIEAMPGGGRLTVRLTETKRKIVVEIKDSGPGMEKHQLKRVFDPFYSTKSGKNMNFGLGLSYCYNIVQKHKGTMSIHSKPGQGTSVFMQFPKRKTHAAERELV from the coding sequence ATGCTGTTTGTACTCATCGGACTATGGTCGATCGGTCTGCTCCTGATCGTAACCGACCCGAAGCGGCAGACGACCCGGTGGATCAGCAGCATCGCATTTATCGGAGGATCGGGCGGGATGGCTGCCGTTATCGGAGACCAGCTCACACCTTATTTATATGCCCGCGGCTGGCTGACGGAACCGCTGACTGGACTGCTCCCGCTCGTGGAAACGATATGTTCGCATATTTGTTACTACGGATTGCCTTATACTTTCCTGATGTTTGCCGTAGTGTACTATCCGGAATACGCTTTGTGGTCCAGAAGACGCTACATCCCTTGGGTGCTGCTTGTTCCGGTGCTATTCTCTTTTGCCTTCGAACCGAAGTTGAACGAACCTATTCCTTATAGTTATGTTACCTTGTGGGCAATGCCATATATTTTGACGGGCATTGGGCTGCTTATGGCGGCAACGCTCAAGGAACGGAATTCTTTTCTTCGGCGTAGCAGGCTGCTGACGACGGCTGCTGCGGCTCCTACATTATTTTTTGCGCTCTTCACGCTTTATTTGCTGCCTCATTATTTCGAAACCTATGAGTGGTGGCGTTATAACGCTTGGGTCATTGCGTTTACCTTGGCGGTTATCATCGGCTCCAGTTTCCGTTACGGGTTCATGGGGCTTCAGATCTCGATCCAAAACCAAAAGCTTGATTATACGCTCCGTGCCATCACATCAGGTACCTCCATTCTGAACCATGCGATTAAAAACGATGTTGGCAAAATCCGTTTATTCGGCGATAAAATCAAATTAGAGATCGCGTCAGGAAAGGCGGATTCTTCGCAAGTTATACAGGATGTCGAAGTCATCTTACAAGCCTCACAGCATATTTATGACATGATTTACCGTATCCAAGGACAGACCCAAGAGGCGGAGCTCGCATTCGAGGAGGTTCGTCCTGCGGAGCTCATGCGACAGTGCCTGCACATGCTCTCTCCGGAGCTGGCGCGTATTGAAGTCAGCGAAGAATATTCGTACGGTGGTACGATGTCTGGAGACCGGGCACTGCTTACTGAGGTTTGGACAAACGTGCTGACGAATGCGATTGAGGCGATGCCCGGCGGGGGCAGATTAACGGTCAGACTAACGGAAACGAAACGCAAAATCGTAGTGGAAATTAAGGATTCGGGACCGGGGATGGAAAAGCATCAGTTGAAACGGGTATTTGATCCGTTCTACTCCACCAAGTCAGGTAAAAATATGAACTTCGGTCTGGGTTTGTCTTACTGTTATAATATAGTTCAGAAGCATAAAGGAACGATGAGCATTCACAGCAAACCGGGCCAAGGAACCAGTGTGTTCATGCAGTTCCCGAAAAGGAAAACGCATGCTGCGGAGAGGGAGTTGGTTTGA
- the kapB gene encoding sporulation phosphorelay system protein KapB: MEQSIYEPGARVRASYKTGEYIGEVVELTSNVKAAVKILAVVKHPTQGDLHTNMDPDVAFFHQRRALSYQEIALMPLNTVRPYSGPIPDYKESLHSALEREAEELRRMVRWAERCLGELELLKGEYQ; the protein is encoded by the coding sequence ATGGAACAATCCATTTATGAACCGGGGGCACGGGTTAGAGCCTCCTACAAAACAGGCGAATATATCGGCGAAGTGGTAGAGCTAACCTCGAACGTCAAAGCGGCGGTGAAAATATTGGCCGTCGTCAAGCATCCCACGCAGGGCGATTTACATACGAACATGGACCCGGACGTGGCATTTTTTCACCAACGGCGCGCCCTCTCGTACCAGGAAATTGCACTGATGCCGCTGAATACGGTTCGGCCCTACAGCGGCCCGATACCGGATTACAAGGAATCGCTGCATAGCGCTTTGGAACGTGAAGCGGAAGAATTGCGGCGCATGGTCCGTTGGGCCGAGCGCTGTCTCGGTGAACTGGAGCTTTTGAAGGGAGAATATCAATAG
- a CDS encoding thioredoxin family protein, producing the protein MLPEWTEDELLERTANVAAKKDVRFVYFYTPLCGTCKVGIRMLEVVVAMHPDIPVGLCNINYAQALAQGWRIESVPCLVKLEGGTPSALLYRLGTVQELRFWMLDESSKTTEQL; encoded by the coding sequence ATGCTGCCAGAATGGACGGAGGATGAACTTCTGGAGCGTACAGCAAATGTCGCGGCGAAGAAAGATGTCCGTTTTGTTTACTTTTATACGCCGCTGTGTGGTACTTGTAAGGTAGGCATACGCATGCTCGAAGTGGTGGTGGCTATGCACCCGGATATCCCTGTCGGTCTGTGCAACATTAATTATGCTCAGGCGCTGGCCCAAGGCTGGCGAATCGAGAGCGTTCCCTGTCTCGTCAAGCTCGAAGGCGGAACCCCTTCAGCGCTTTTGTACCGTCTGGGAACAGTACAGGAGCTTCGCTTCTGGATGCTGGATGAAAGCAGTAAAACTACGGAGCAGTTGTAA